The following proteins come from a genomic window of Citrobacter europaeus:
- the macA gene encoding macrolide transporter subunit MacA, with amino-acid sequence MKLKGKIKKRYILFAIIIIVAIIALWRTLNAPLPQYQTLIVRPGDLQQSVLATGKLDALRKVDVGAQVSGQLKTLSVAIGDKVKKDQLLGVIDPEQAQNQIKEVEATLMELRAQRLQAEAEWKLARVTLSRQQQLAKTQAVSQQDLDTAATEMAVKQAQIGTIDAQIKRNQASLDTAKTNLDYTRIVAPMAGEVTQITTLQGQTVIAAQQAPNILTLADMSTMLVKAQVSEADVIHLHPGQKAWFTVLGDPQTRYEGKLKDVLPTPEKVNDAIFYYARFEVPNPKGILRLDMTAQVHIQLTDVKNVLTIPLSALGDPIGNNRYNVRLLRNGETREREVIIGARNDTDVEIVKGLEEGDEVITGEGNAGAAK; translated from the coding sequence ATGAAGCTCAAGGGAAAAATCAAAAAACGCTATATTCTTTTCGCCATCATCATTATTGTGGCGATAATTGCACTTTGGCGAACGCTTAATGCGCCTTTACCTCAGTATCAAACCTTAATTGTTCGTCCGGGCGATCTGCAGCAAAGCGTACTGGCAACCGGGAAACTGGATGCGCTGCGTAAAGTTGACGTCGGGGCGCAGGTCAGTGGGCAGTTAAAAACGCTGTCTGTCGCGATTGGCGACAAAGTAAAAAAAGATCAACTGCTCGGCGTTATCGATCCTGAACAGGCGCAAAACCAGATCAAAGAGGTCGAAGCGACGCTGATGGAATTACGCGCCCAGCGGTTACAGGCTGAAGCCGAGTGGAAACTGGCGCGGGTGACGCTTTCCCGTCAGCAACAGTTGGCGAAAACCCAGGCGGTCTCACAGCAGGATCTCGACACCGCGGCTACCGAGATGGCGGTAAAACAGGCGCAAATCGGCACAATTGACGCACAAATTAAGCGTAATCAGGCCTCTCTTGATACGGCAAAAACTAACCTTGATTACACCCGCATCGTCGCGCCAATGGCAGGTGAAGTCACGCAAATTACTACCCTGCAGGGGCAAACCGTTATTGCCGCCCAGCAGGCACCTAACATTCTGACGCTGGCCGATATGAGCACCATGCTGGTGAAAGCGCAGGTTTCCGAGGCGGATGTGATTCATCTGCATCCTGGGCAAAAGGCCTGGTTTACCGTTCTCGGCGATCCGCAGACGCGTTACGAAGGTAAGCTCAAAGATGTTCTTCCGACGCCAGAAAAAGTGAATGACGCTATTTTCTACTATGCTCGCTTCGAAGTTCCCAACCCGAAAGGGATCCTGCGCCTGGATATGACCGCGCAGGTCCATATTCAGCTTACGGATGTTAAAAATGTCTTGACGATCCCGCTGTCGGCATTGGGCGATCCTATCGGCAACAATCGTTATAACGTCAGGCTGCTGCGCAACGGCGAAACCCGCGAACGTGAAGTGATTATCGGCGCGCGTAATGACACCGATGTGGAGATCGTGAAAGGGCTTGAAGAGGGGGATGAAGTCATCACCGGTGAGGGCAACGCTGGAGCTGCAAAATGA
- a CDS encoding VirK/YbjX family protein, producing the protein MSQLTDSTFHSSKPVTSFSLFCSLMTGHWRPGKFWHQRSFRRKFLLRSALMPRLTREWMSELAQWPDLDSVLARQPRLPVRLHRAYLAQNLDRKTKLDAVRYHYHAIRSSFSTTEFKDYLSADGLQLAQIEGKNSEIFNVIMASFISLDKEGESTILVRNCAGETLAEMTFTLCNYQGSSTLFIGGLQGGSRLLPHEEIQKATKSCHGIFPKRIVMEAICCFAEQLNVEQILAVSNEQHIFRSPRYHDKNKVILSDYNTFWESVGGECDSHGYYHIPRTMARKSEADIASKKRAEYRRRYQLLDSIHSQLSSMFRH; encoded by the coding sequence ATGAGCCAGCTAACTGACAGCACTTTTCATTCTTCAAAACCAGTCACAAGTTTTAGTCTCTTTTGTAGCCTGATGACCGGACATTGGCGCCCCGGAAAATTTTGGCATCAGCGAAGCTTTCGTCGTAAGTTTTTGTTGCGCTCAGCGCTTATGCCGAGATTAACGCGTGAATGGATGTCTGAGCTGGCACAATGGCCTGACCTGGATAGCGTACTTGCACGCCAGCCTCGATTGCCGGTTCGTTTGCATCGCGCCTATCTTGCGCAAAACCTTGACCGGAAGACGAAACTGGATGCTGTGCGTTATCATTACCATGCTATCCGCAGCTCTTTTTCAACCACTGAGTTTAAGGATTATTTAAGTGCAGATGGATTACAACTGGCACAAATTGAAGGCAAAAACAGCGAAATATTTAACGTAATAATGGCCTCATTTATCTCACTGGATAAAGAAGGTGAAAGCACCATTTTGGTACGTAATTGCGCTGGCGAGACTTTAGCGGAAATGACGTTTACGCTATGCAATTATCAAGGAAGCAGTACGTTGTTTATTGGCGGGTTACAGGGAGGCAGCCGATTACTGCCACATGAAGAAATTCAAAAAGCGACCAAGTCATGCCATGGGATTTTCCCAAAACGTATTGTGATGGAAGCCATTTGCTGTTTTGCAGAACAATTGAATGTCGAACAAATTCTTGCTGTCAGCAATGAACAGCATATTTTTCGCAGCCCTCGTTACCACGACAAAAACAAGGTAATCCTTTCCGACTACAACACATTTTGGGAGTCGGTTGGCGGTGAGTGCGACAGCCACGGTTACTATCATATTCCACGCACAATGGCGCGAAAAAGCGAAGCGGACATTGCCAGCAAAAAACGCGCGGAATACCGCCGTCGCTATCAGCTACTGGACAGCATCCACTCGCAGCTGTCGTCGATGTTTCGCCACTAA
- a CDS encoding ATP-dependent endonuclease, whose product MILERVEIVGFRGINRLSLMLEQSNVLIGENAWGKSSLLDALTLLLSPETDLYHFDREDFWFPPGDIQGREHHLHIILTFRESQPGRHRVRRYRPLENCWTQCQDGYHRIFYRLEGECADDGSVLTLRSFLDGEGHPLTLDDINDMARHLVRLMPVLRLRDARFMRRIRNGTVPDSADVEVTARQLDFLARELATRPQNLTDGQIRQGLSAMVQLLEHYFSEQGSGQSRYRLMRRRSNNEQRSWRYLDIINRMIDKPGGRTHRVILLGLFSTLLQAKGTLRLDKDARPLLLVEDPETRLHPIMLSVAWHLLNLLPLQRVATTNSGELLSLTPVEHVVRLVRESSRVAAWRLGPGGISAEDGRRIAFHIRFNRASSLFARCWLLVEGETETWVINELARQCGHHFDAEGIKVIEFAQSGLKPLVKFARRMGIEWHVLVDGDEAGKKYAATVRSLLNNDREEERDHLTMLPALDMEHFMYRQGFADVFHRVAQIPENVPMNMRKIISKAIHRSSKPDLAIEVAMEAGRRGVDAVPTLLRKMFSRVLWLARGRAD is encoded by the coding sequence ATGATTCTCGAACGCGTTGAGATTGTTGGATTTCGTGGTATTAACCGTCTGTCGTTGATGCTGGAGCAGAGCAACGTGCTGATTGGGGAGAACGCGTGGGGGAAGTCCAGTCTGCTGGATGCCTTAACCCTTCTGCTGTCACCGGAAACTGATTTGTACCACTTTGACCGCGAAGATTTTTGGTTCCCGCCGGGTGATATACAAGGGCGGGAACATCACCTGCATATCATCCTGACCTTTCGTGAGTCTCAACCGGGTCGCCACCGCGTACGCAGATATCGTCCTCTGGAAAACTGCTGGACGCAGTGCCAGGATGGCTATCACCGCATTTTCTATCGGCTGGAAGGTGAATGTGCGGATGATGGTAGCGTTCTGACGTTACGCAGTTTTCTTGATGGCGAGGGCCACCCGCTCACTCTTGACGACATTAACGATATGGCGCGGCATCTCGTGCGTTTGATGCCGGTCCTGCGCCTGCGCGACGCGCGTTTCATGCGACGTATCCGTAACGGTACGGTGCCGGATTCGGCGGATGTCGAAGTGACCGCCCGGCAACTGGATTTTCTGGCGCGCGAATTGGCCACCCGACCGCAAAACCTGACAGATGGGCAGATACGTCAGGGGCTATCGGCTATGGTCCAGCTGTTAGAACACTATTTTTCTGAGCAGGGTTCCGGCCAGTCCCGCTATCGTCTGATGCGTCGGCGTTCTAATAACGAACAACGTAGCTGGCGCTATCTGGATATTATCAACCGGATGATTGATAAACCCGGCGGACGCACGCACCGGGTGATCCTGCTGGGCCTGTTTTCAACGTTGTTACAGGCCAAAGGTACGCTGAGACTGGATAAAGACGCCCGGCCTTTGCTGCTGGTCGAAGATCCGGAAACGCGTTTACATCCTATTATGCTCTCCGTTGCCTGGCACCTGCTGAATTTACTGCCTCTGCAGCGGGTAGCGACTACCAACTCTGGTGAACTGCTGTCCCTCACGCCCGTGGAACACGTTGTCCGCCTGGTGCGTGAATCCTCCCGGGTTGCTGCCTGGCGGCTTGGACCGGGTGGGATCAGCGCAGAAGATGGTCGGCGCATTGCCTTCCATATTCGTTTCAATCGTGCTTCGTCGTTGTTTGCTCGCTGCTGGCTACTGGTGGAAGGCGAAACGGAAACCTGGGTCATTAACGAACTGGCCCGACAGTGCGGCCACCATTTTGACGCGGAAGGTATCAAGGTGATTGAATTTGCCCAGTCTGGACTTAAGCCGCTGGTTAAGTTTGCCCGCCGGATGGGAATCGAGTGGCATGTGCTGGTCGATGGAGATGAAGCCGGGAAAAAGTATGCCGCTACGGTGCGGAGTTTATTGAATAACGACAGGGAAGAAGAGCGCGATCATTTAACCATGCTCCCCGCGCTGGATATGGAACACTTTATGTATCGCCAGGGATTCGCTGACGTTTTTCACCGGGTGGCGCAAATCCCCGAAAACGTGCCCATGAATATGCGCAAAATTATCTCAAAAGCGATTCACCGGTCGTCAAAACCAGATTTAGCCATTGAGGTGGCGATGGAAGCCGGGCGGCGCGGCGTTGACGCGGTGCCAACGTTGCTGCGAAAAATGTTTTCCCGCGTGCTGTGGTTGGCACGCGGCAGAGCGGATTAG
- the aqpZ gene encoding aquaporin Z has translation MFRKLAAEFFGTFWLVFGGCGSAILAAAFPELGIGFAGVALAFGLTVLTMAFAVGHISGGHFNPAVTFGLWAGGRFPAKDVIGYVIAQVVGGIVAAAALYLIASGKAGFDASASGFASNGFGEHSPGGYSMLSAVVIEIILTAGFLLVIHGATDKHAPAGFAPIAIGLALTLIHLISIPVTNTSVNPARSTAVAIFQGGWALQQLWFFWVMPIIGGVLGGLIYRTLLEKRD, from the coding sequence ATGTTCAGGAAATTAGCAGCCGAATTCTTCGGTACGTTTTGGCTCGTCTTTGGCGGGTGCGGTAGCGCAATACTGGCCGCAGCATTCCCGGAGTTGGGTATTGGATTTGCCGGTGTGGCCCTGGCGTTTGGTCTGACCGTACTGACCATGGCATTCGCCGTAGGTCATATTTCCGGTGGGCACTTTAACCCAGCGGTAACCTTCGGTTTATGGGCTGGCGGTCGCTTCCCGGCAAAAGACGTTATTGGTTATGTTATTGCTCAGGTTGTGGGCGGTATTGTTGCAGCAGCGGCGCTGTATCTTATTGCCAGCGGTAAAGCAGGTTTTGATGCCTCCGCCAGCGGTTTTGCCTCGAACGGCTTTGGTGAACATTCACCAGGCGGCTATTCCATGCTTTCTGCCGTAGTAATTGAAATTATTCTGACCGCTGGTTTCTTATTAGTGATCCACGGCGCAACTGATAAACATGCTCCGGCAGGTTTTGCCCCCATTGCGATTGGTCTGGCGTTAACCCTGATCCACTTGATCAGTATTCCGGTTACCAACACGTCGGTAAACCCGGCGCGTAGTACCGCAGTAGCCATCTTCCAGGGTGGCTGGGCGTTACAACAATTGTGGTTCTTCTGGGTTATGCCGATTATCGGTGGGGTTCTCGGCGGTCTTATTTACCGCACCCTGCTCGAAAAACGCGATTAA
- a CDS encoding lysine exporter LysO family protein: protein MFSGLLIILVPLIVGYLIPLRHRAALKIINRLLSWIVYLILFFMGISLAFLDNLASNLLAILHYSAVSVTVILLCNIAALFWLERTLPWRHNHKQEKLPSRIAMALESLQLCGVVVIGFLLGLTGLPILQHATEASEYTLIFLLFLVGIQLRNSGMTLKQIVLNRRGMIVAVVVVASSMLAGVINALILGLPLKTALAMASGFGWYSLSGILLTESFGPVIGSAAFFNDLARELIAIMLIPGLVGRSRSTALGLCGATSMDFTLPVLQRSGGLEMVPAAIVHGFILSLLVPLLMAFFSA, encoded by the coding sequence ATGTTTTCAGGGCTGTTAATCATTCTGGTTCCCCTTATTGTGGGCTACCTTATTCCGCTTCGGCACAGGGCTGCATTAAAAATAATCAATCGCCTGTTGAGCTGGATCGTCTACCTTATTCTCTTTTTTATGGGTATCAGTCTGGCGTTTCTGGATAATCTCGCCAGTAACCTGCTGGCCATTCTTCATTATTCTGCAGTCAGCGTGACGGTCATTTTGCTGTGTAATATCGCGGCGCTGTTCTGGCTGGAGCGTACGCTGCCCTGGCGACATAATCACAAGCAAGAAAAGCTCCCCTCACGAATAGCAATGGCGCTTGAGTCACTTCAGCTTTGCGGCGTCGTCGTCATCGGTTTTCTGCTCGGCCTCACCGGTCTTCCCATTCTGCAGCACGCCACCGAAGCCAGCGAATATACGTTAATCTTTTTACTGTTCCTGGTGGGGATCCAACTGCGCAACAGCGGTATGACCTTAAAGCAAATTGTGCTGAATCGCCGGGGGATGATTGTGGCGGTGGTGGTGGTCGCCAGTTCGATGCTGGCGGGGGTTATCAATGCGTTGATTCTCGGCCTGCCGCTGAAAACCGCGCTGGCGATGGCGTCAGGTTTTGGCTGGTATTCCCTGTCAGGTATTTTGTTGACCGAATCGTTCGGCCCGGTAATTGGGAGTGCCGCCTTCTTCAACGACCTGGCGCGCGAGCTGATCGCCATTATGTTGATTCCAGGACTGGTTGGCCGTAGCCGCTCTACCGCGTTGGGGCTATGTGGCGCGACATCAATGGATTTTACCCTGCCCGTACTACAACGCAGCGGCGGCCTGGAAATGGTCCCGGCAGCCATCGTTCACGGTTTTATTCTGAGTCTGTTGGTGCCTCTGCTGATGGCGTTTTTCTCCGCCTGA
- the hcp gene encoding hydroxylamine reductase, producing MFCVQCEQTIRTPAGNGCSYAQGMCGKTAETSDLQDLLIASLQGLSAWAVKAREYGIIDHEVDNFAPRAFFSTLTNVNFDSPRIVGYAREAIAMRDALKAQCLNIDANAAVVNPMADLQLVSDDLGDLQRQAAEFTPNKDKAAIGENILGLRLLCLYGLKGAAAYMEHAHVLGQYDNDIYAQYHKIMAWLGTWPSDMNALLECSMEIGQMNFKVMSILDAGETTKYGHPTPTQVNVKATEGKCILISGHDLKDLYNLLEQTEGTGVNVYTHGEMLPAHGYPELRKFKHLIGNYGSGWQNQQVEFARFPGPIVMTSNCIIDPTVGAYDDRIWTRSIVGWPGVSHLEGDNFGPVIAQAQQMAGFPYSEIPHLITVGFGRQTLLGAADTLIDLVSREKLRHIFLVGGCDGARGERNYFTDFATSVPDDCLILTLACGKYRFNKLEFGDIEGLPRLVDAGQCNDAYSAIILAVTLAEKLGCGVNDLPLSLVLSWFEQKAIVILLTLLSLGVKNIVTGPTAPGFFTPDLLAVLNEKFGLRSVTTVEEDMKQLLSA from the coding sequence ATGTTTTGTGTGCAATGTGAACAAACCATCCGTACTCCGGCAGGAAACGGCTGCTCTTACGCGCAGGGTATGTGCGGTAAAACGGCTGAAACCTCCGATTTGCAGGATCTGCTGATTGCTTCCCTACAAGGTCTGTCTGCATGGGCTGTTAAAGCACGTGAATACGGCATCATCGACCATGAGGTTGATAACTTTGCGCCGCGTGCGTTCTTCTCCACGCTGACCAACGTAAACTTCGATTCCCCACGTATTGTTGGCTATGCCCGTGAAGCTATCGCCATGCGCGACGCCCTGAAAGCGCAATGCCTGAACATCGACGCGAATGCCGCGGTCGTCAACCCGATGGCCGATCTGCAACTGGTCAGCGACGATCTGGGCGACCTGCAACGTCAGGCCGCTGAATTTACCCCGAATAAAGACAAAGCAGCCATCGGCGAGAATATTCTCGGCCTGCGTCTGCTGTGCCTGTACGGCCTGAAAGGTGCGGCAGCTTACATGGAGCACGCGCACGTTCTTGGTCAGTACGACAACGACATCTATGCTCAGTACCACAAAATCATGGCGTGGCTGGGTACCTGGCCTTCTGATATGAACGCTCTGCTGGAGTGCTCAATGGAAATCGGCCAGATGAACTTCAAAGTGATGAGCATTCTGGACGCCGGTGAAACCACCAAATACGGTCACCCGACTCCGACTCAGGTCAACGTCAAAGCCACCGAAGGTAAGTGCATTCTGATCTCCGGTCACGACCTGAAAGATCTGTACAACCTGCTGGAGCAAACCGAAGGTACCGGCGTTAATGTCTATACCCACGGTGAAATGCTGCCGGCACACGGTTACCCGGAACTGCGTAAATTCAAACACCTGATCGGTAACTACGGCAGCGGCTGGCAGAATCAGCAGGTTGAATTCGCCCGCTTCCCTGGTCCAATCGTGATGACCTCTAACTGCATCATCGACCCAACCGTTGGCGCGTACGACGACCGTATCTGGACCCGTAGCATCGTCGGCTGGCCGGGCGTGAGCCATCTCGAAGGCGACAACTTCGGTCCGGTAATTGCTCAGGCACAGCAAATGGCGGGCTTCCCGTATAGCGAAATTCCGCACCTGATAACCGTAGGTTTTGGTCGTCAAACCCTGCTGGGCGCCGCGGATACCCTGATCGACCTGGTCAGCCGTGAAAAACTGCGTCACATCTTCCTGGTGGGCGGTTGTGACGGCGCACGTGGCGAACGTAACTACTTCACCGATTTCGCGACCAGCGTACCGGACGACTGCCTGATCCTGACCCTGGCGTGCGGTAAATACCGTTTCAACAAACTGGAGTTCGGCGATATCGAAGGTCTGCCGCGTCTGGTGGATGCCGGTCAGTGTAACGATGCATACTCGGCCATCATCCTGGCGGTAACCCTGGCTGAGAAACTGGGCTGTGGCGTGAACGATCTGCCATTGTCTCTGGTGCTCTCCTGGTTCGAACAGAAAGCGATTGTTATCCTGCTGACCCTGCTGTCTCTGGGCGTGAAAAATATCGTTACTGGCCCGACCGCGCCAGGCTTCTTCACACCGGACCTGCTGGCCGTGCTCAACGAGAAGTTCGGTCTGCGTTCCGTGACCACCGTTGAAGAAGACATGAAGCAATTGCTGAGCGCGTAA
- the hcr gene encoding NADH oxidoreductase: MTMPTHQCPWRMQVHHIHQETPDVWTISLLCHDYYPYRAGQYALVSVRNSADTLRAYTISSTPGVSEYITLTIRRIDDGAGSQWLTRDVKRGDYIWLSDAMGEFTCEDKAEDKFLMLAAGCGVTPIMSMRRWLAKYRPQADVQVIFNVRSPQDVIFADEWREYPVTLVAENNATEGFVSGRLTTELLQSVPDLASRTVMTCGPAPYMDLVEKEVKALGVTRFFKEQFFTPVAEAATSGLKFTKLQPAKEFYAPVGSTLLEALESNKVPVVAACRAGVCGCCKTKVVDGNYTVSSTMTLTDAEIAEGYVLACSCHPQSDLVLA, encoded by the coding sequence ATGACAATGCCAACTCATCAGTGCCCATGGCGGATGCAGGTTCATCACATCCATCAGGAAACGCCGGATGTATGGACAATTTCGTTGCTGTGCCACGACTATTATCCATACCGCGCCGGGCAGTATGCACTGGTCAGCGTACGTAATTCAGCGGACACACTGCGTGCTTACACCATCTCTTCAACGCCGGGCGTTAGCGAATACATCACGCTGACCATCCGCCGAATTGACGATGGCGCAGGCTCACAGTGGCTGACCCGCGACGTGAAGCGCGGCGACTATATCTGGCTGTCTGATGCAATGGGTGAATTCACCTGTGAAGATAAAGCGGAAGACAAGTTCCTGATGCTGGCCGCCGGCTGCGGCGTTACGCCAATCATGTCAATGCGCCGCTGGTTGGCAAAATACCGCCCACAGGCTGATGTGCAGGTGATCTTCAACGTACGTTCTCCGCAAGATGTTATTTTTGCCGACGAATGGCGCGAGTATCCGGTGACATTAGTTGCTGAAAACAATGCCACTGAAGGTTTTGTTTCCGGCCGACTGACTACCGAACTGCTGCAAAGCGTTCCGGACCTCGCCTCACGCACCGTGATGACCTGTGGCCCGGCGCCGTACATGGATCTGGTCGAGAAAGAAGTCAAAGCGCTGGGCGTGACGCGCTTCTTTAAAGAGCAGTTCTTTACCCCGGTGGCTGAAGCCGCCACCAGCGGTCTGAAGTTCACTAAACTGCAGCCGGCGAAAGAGTTTTATGCGCCGGTGGGCAGTACGCTGCTGGAAGCGCTGGAAAGCAATAAAGTACCGGTTGTTGCCGCTTGCCGTGCAGGCGTTTGCGGCTGCTGTAAAACTAAAGTGGTTGACGGTAACTACACGGTAAGCAGCACCATGACGCTGACCGACGCAGAAATCGCTGAAGGTTATGTACTGGCGTGCTCCTGCCATCCGCAGAGTGACTTAGTGCTGGCGTAA
- a CDS encoding FAD-NAD(P)-binding protein has protein sequence MKKVAIVGVGPTGIYTFYALVERGEPLEIQLYEQAEEAGVGMPYNSDNNAEHMLANIASIEIPPIYISYLTWLQNQSDDYLAQFRIERTSLHERQFLPRVILGDYYRDRFLAIVDNAQRAGFTIRIYESSQVTDLQATSNGVSLWINRASEPVEVDFAAIATGHLWPETDAQARKFFPSPWTGLMDAEISACRVGILGTSLSAIDAAMAVVCQHGTFTTNTDHSLRFTRKPDSQNLKLTLMSRSGVLPEADFYCPLPYEPLNIATPEAIEDAIARGQNGLLDRIFRLIARQLQDAAPGWCQQITLATLNADTFPEVYFADRIRHDPFDWARRNLVEVERNKQEQHTVAWRYTLLRLHEVIEEIVPHLDDCDEKRFRRGLARVFIDNYAAIPSESVRRLLALHDAGLIEILALGSDYERMNEQGMTVIYHQGQRHEFDVFIDARGQRALQSKDIPFPTLRDQLLACGDEIPEIGEDYTLQAPEYARNRIAFGGLPWLMHDRPFIQGLVVSAEIGAAMAKALTQRALRRRHKLWNRDDID, from the coding sequence ATGAAAAAAGTGGCCATTGTCGGCGTCGGTCCCACCGGTATTTATACGTTTTATGCCCTGGTTGAGCGTGGTGAACCGCTGGAGATACAGCTTTATGAGCAAGCTGAGGAAGCGGGCGTCGGCATGCCTTATAACAGCGACAACAACGCAGAACACATGTTGGCAAATATAGCCAGCATCGAGATCCCACCGATTTATATCAGCTATCTGACGTGGCTACAAAATCAAAGCGATGACTACCTGGCGCAGTTTCGAATTGAACGCACCTCTTTGCATGAGCGGCAATTTTTGCCCCGCGTGATCCTCGGCGACTATTATCGCGATCGTTTTTTAGCCATCGTCGATAACGCACAAAGAGCCGGTTTTACAATTCGCATATATGAATCAAGCCAGGTCACCGACCTGCAAGCAACGTCGAATGGGGTCTCCCTGTGGATCAACCGCGCGTCCGAACCCGTTGAGGTGGATTTCGCCGCTATCGCTACCGGTCATCTGTGGCCCGAAACGGATGCTCAGGCACGCAAGTTTTTCCCCAGTCCGTGGACCGGTCTGATGGACGCCGAGATTAGCGCTTGTAGGGTGGGGATTCTGGGCACATCGCTAAGCGCTATCGACGCAGCGATGGCCGTGGTCTGTCAGCATGGCACCTTTACGACCAATACCGACCATTCACTGCGGTTCACACGTAAACCTGACAGCCAAAATCTGAAACTGACCCTGATGTCGCGCAGCGGAGTGCTGCCTGAAGCTGATTTTTACTGTCCTCTTCCCTATGAACCGCTGAATATCGCGACGCCAGAAGCGATTGAAGACGCCATTGCCCGGGGCCAAAACGGATTGCTGGACCGCATCTTCCGCCTTATTGCTCGACAACTGCAAGATGCGGCGCCAGGGTGGTGCCAACAGATAACACTTGCGACGCTTAACGCCGACACATTCCCCGAAGTCTATTTTGCCGACAGGATCAGGCATGACCCTTTTGACTGGGCGAGACGTAATCTGGTGGAGGTTGAACGCAACAAGCAGGAACAACATACCGTCGCCTGGCGATATACCTTGCTGCGCCTGCACGAGGTTATCGAAGAGATAGTCCCTCATCTTGATGACTGCGACGAAAAACGTTTCAGGCGCGGACTGGCGCGCGTATTTATTGATAACTATGCGGCTATCCCGTCTGAGTCTGTCCGCCGACTGCTGGCGCTGCACGACGCCGGGCTGATAGAGATCCTCGCGCTCGGCTCAGATTATGAGCGTATGAATGAACAGGGAATGACGGTGATTTACCACCAGGGCCAGCGCCACGAATTTGATGTGTTTATTGACGCCCGAGGACAACGGGCATTGCAGAGCAAAGATATCCCGTTCCCAACGCTACGCGATCAACTGCTGGCTTGTGGCGATGAGATCCCGGAGATTGGCGAGGATTACACACTGCAAGCGCCGGAGTATGCCCGCAATCGCATCGCTTTTGGCGGGCTGCCGTGGTTGATGCACGATCGTCCGTTCATTCAGGGACTGGTGGTCAGCGCTGAAATAGGCGCCGCGATGGCCAAAGCATTGACGCAGCGAGCGCTGAGACGTCGGCACAAACTCTGGAACAGAGACGACATAGATTAG
- a CDS encoding DoxX family protein → MVIKLLNSVNRVLTHEDFGKFLLRLAVGGLMLFHGLHKLFAGIDGISGMLIAKGFPGFIAYGVLLGEVVAPCLIILGILTRPAALGLAFTMVVAWLMVGMGETWLLDKTGAWAIESLVYFFIGALAVAFLGAGRFSLAGNSAWR, encoded by the coding sequence ATGGTTATAAAACTATTAAATAGCGTTAACCGGGTACTGACTCATGAAGATTTTGGCAAGTTTTTGTTACGCCTGGCCGTGGGTGGGCTGATGCTTTTTCATGGGTTGCATAAACTGTTCGCGGGTATTGATGGCATCAGCGGCATGCTGATAGCGAAAGGTTTCCCGGGCTTTATTGCGTATGGCGTCCTGCTGGGAGAAGTTGTAGCGCCGTGTCTGATTATCCTTGGGATCCTGACGCGTCCTGCAGCGTTGGGGCTGGCGTTTACGATGGTTGTGGCATGGCTGATGGTTGGGATGGGCGAAACCTGGTTACTGGATAAAACCGGTGCATGGGCGATTGAAAGTCTGGTGTATTTCTTCATCGGCGCGCTGGCCGTGGCGTTTTTGGGGGCGGGGCGATTCTCCCTTGCCGGAAATTCAGCCTGGCGATAG